Genomic window (Lewinellaceae bacterium):
TTGGTTGGCCTTCTTTCGCTCAGTGCCCAAAACCAACTGCCCACAGTGACCATCCAGGACATCAGCCTGGACGAAACCGCCCAGTCCCTCCTCCTTACTTTCGACGTCGAGGACGCTGAAAGCGACGAGGTGGAACTCTTTTTTCTCGCCTCTGACGACAGCGGCCAAACCTTCCGCCTCAACACCGAAAGCGCCAGCGGCGATATCGGTTACCCTATCGCGCCGGGCGCCGGCAAGCAGATAAGCTGGAATTATGCCGGCAGCATCCCGCAGGCAGGCGAATACGTGCTCAAAGTGGTGGCCGACGATCGCTTCCCGCTCGATGTTCAGGAGATGGCCGATCAGGTGGACAGCAACCTGCTGCGCGAGCGCCTCAGCCACATCGTCGGCCGGCGCCATTATACGGTGGCTCCCGAGAAGCTCGACGAAACCCGCGACACCATCGAACAGGCCTTCCTGCAGTACGGGCTGCAAACCTACCGGCAGAACTTTCCCTATATTGTCTACACCGGGCAGAACATCATCGGCACCCTGCCCGGCGCCACTGAAGACGAGGCGGTGATCATCGTCGACGGGCACTACGATACCGTCGCCGGCTCGCCGGGGGCGGATGACAACGGCACTGCCGTCGTCGGCGTGCTGGAAGCAGCGCGCATCCTCTCCCGGTACCGCTTTGCTAAAACCCTCCGTTTCATTGGCTTCGACCTGGAGGAAGTAGGGCTGCGGGGCAGCCGGTACTACGTGGAAAACCGAAACCTGGAAGAGGATATTCAGGGCGTGCTCAATATGGAAATGATCGGCTACTACACCGAGGCACCCAACAGCCAAACCTTGCCTCCCGGCTTCAACCTGCTCTTTCCGGACGCCTATCAGGCGATAAGCGGCAATGAATTCCGGGGAGACTTCCTCACCAATATCACCGTACAGTCTTTTGCCCCCCTGAGCAACCGCTTTCTGGCCGCCGCTGCCCAGTACGTACCGGAACTCAGGATAGTCTCTGCCACCGCTCCCGACAACCTGGTGCCGGATGACTTTACCCGCAGCGACCACGCCTACTTCTGGCAGGACAGCATCGCCGCCCTCTTCCTCACCGACGGTGCCGAATTCCGCAATCCCAACTACCACCGCAGCAGCGACACCCTGGAAACCATCAACTTCACCTTCATGAGCCGGGTGGTGAAGGCCGTAATCGCCACCGCCGCCGAACTGGCCGGGCCGCAGCACAGCGGCGAGGCTACCGCCACGGTGCAGGTTGCCGTCGGCGCCGAGCACCTGCACCAGTTGGATTGTTTTTACACGGTGTCGCCTAATCCTGCCCGGGAGGAGTTGCGCCTTCGCTTCGGGCAATGCCGGGAGGGTTGGCTGGCGGCCGAACTGATTAATTTGCAGGGGCAGCGGGTGCTGAGTAGGCAAGTCAACCCGCAGGAAGGCAATCTGGTAATCGCTACCGATCGCCTGCCCTCGGGCGTATACTGGCTGCGGCTGAGCAACGGGGAGTTTTTCAGCGGGCAGAAGGTGGTGGTGGAGTGAGGGGTAAATGTTGAATGTATGCCAAAAGGAAAAACATTTCCCGTTCAAAGATTCAGGCCTCGAAAGGTGGCTTATCAATATGCAAGAGCCTCAAAGGCACGGTAAGGCGCCTATGGTAGTGAAAATTTGAACCAGCCGGCAAAATGCAACCAAACCCGAAGGTTCGCGTTATTGACAAAAACGCCGGCCTGTGACTGATTTGGAACTGCTAAAAAAAATCAAAGAAGACCCTGCGGCTTTTTCCGGGATTTTCAAATTGTACTACAAACCGATTTTCGGTTATGTCCTGCGCAGGACAGGCGATTTTGACGATACGGCAGATGTTGCAGCCAGCACTTTTTTAAAAGCGTTCATCCACATTAAAAATTTTTCTTATCGGGGCATTTCCATAAAAGTATGGCTTTACCGCATTGCAACGAATGAGGTGAATCAGTTTTTCAGATATAAAAAAAAGCACGAGGCGCTGTTCGAGCGGATGGCTCCCGAGGATCATGAACAATTTAGAAATTTCCTGGATCAGGACAAAGAGGAGCTGGAGATGGAACTGCAAAAGAACCAACAGTTCCTGAGCATCCTTGATGCCCTGAAAACATTGCCCGCCAAATACCAGGAAGTCATTGCACTGCGGTACTTCGAAGGAAAGGACAATAAAGAAATTGCGGATCGGAGAGCAAACCTATTCTTCCTTACTCTTTTTTCTTGTGATTCCAGCCTTGTTTATCGCCATAAATTTCCAGAGCATCAGAAAGATTTATTTCCTGTCTGGCCGCCCCCAGGCTGTGCCTTTTCTGGGAATGGTGTGGTTTAATCTATTGATAATTCTTGTCTCTATCCTGATCATTTTCCTCTACTCGCTTTAAAAAATAAAATTATGCAATTACCCTGGTTCAGGCGAATAGGCATGTTTTTTATCCCGTCCAATCTGATCGGATGGTTGGTACTACTAGCGGCAATGGCCTACGCCGTCTACACATTTATCGATATAGACCGCCGGTCTCATTCCGTAAGCGACACCCTGATCAATTTTGTTTTAAACCTCCTTATTATCGGGGCAGTGTATTCGCTGATCGCTTTCCTGACAAGCAAGGCGGGGAAACACCAAAATTAAAGCCTTACCGGGTGCAATTCCCATTTGTACCCATGTAGCAGATAGCTTGGGGAAATGCCCCTAAAATTCAGGAAAACACGGTTTCACAGTCCCCTTGCTCCACTGTTATGGAGCCTACGGCCTCAACAATGGAACCGGGAAACCATGTAACACCCGCCTTACTCGATCACCCGATCCACCAGTGCCTGCGCTTCCTCCTGCAGTTGCCGCAGGTGCTCCTCCCCTTTAAAGCTCTCTGCGTAGATCTTGTAGATGTCCTCCGTTCCCGACGGGCGGGCGGCGAACCAGCCGCTGGCGGTGACGGCCTTGAGCCCGCCGATGGGCGCGCCGTTGCCCGGGGCCCGGGTGAGAATGGCCTCGATCTTTTCCCCTGCAAGTTGGGAAGAGGAGACCTGCTCCGGCGACAACTTTTTGAGCTTTTCCTTTTGGGCGGGCGTAGCGGGCGCGTCGATGCGGCCGTAGGCCGGCTCGCCGAATTCGCGAGCCAGGCCGCGGTAGAGTTCGCCCGGGTCTTTGCCGCTGCGGGCGGTGATCTCGCCGGCGAGCAGGGCGGCGATGATGCCGTCTTTGTCGGTCGACCAGGCGCCGCCTTCGCGGTCGAGGAAAGAAGCGCCGGCGCTTTCTTCGCCTCCGAAGCCGAGGGAGCCGTCGAACAAGCCGTCAACGAACCATTTGAAGCCGACGGGCACTTCCACGAGTTTGCGGCCGAGCCGGGCGGCGACTCTGTCGATCATCTGGCTGCTGACCAGGGTCTTTCCAATGCCGGTATCCGGTTTCCATTGCGGGCGGTGTCGGAACAGGTAGTCGATGGCCACGGCCAGGTAGTGGTTGGGCTGCATCAGCCCGGCGCTGCGCGTGACGATGCCGTGCCGGTCGTGGTCGGTATCGCAGGCGAACGCGACGGGATAGTCGTCCTTCATCCGAATGAGGCGCTGCGTGGCGTAGGGCGACGAGGGGTCCATGCGGATTTTGCCGTCCCAGTCGAGCGACATGAAGCGGAAGGTAGGGTCTACCTGGGTGTCCACCACGGTGAGGTTGAGCCGGTAGTGGCCGGCGATACGCCCCCAGTAGTGCACGCCGGCGCCGCCGAGCGGGTCCACGCCCATCTCCAGGCCCGAAGAGCGGATGGCCTCCATGTCGATCACCCGGCCGAGGCGGTTGACGTAAGCATCCAGGTAATCGTAGCGGTGGGTGGTGGGCGCCTGGAGCGCCCGTTGCAGCGGAATGCGCTTAACGTCGCGCAACCCGTTTTCAAGCAGTTCATTGGCTTTGGCCTCGATCCAGGCCGTCACTTCGCTCTCGGCCGGGCCGCCGTTGATCATATTGTATTTGAAGCCGCCGTCCTCGGGCGGGTTGTGAGAGGGCGTGATGACGATGCCGTCGGCCAGCCCGCTTGAACGGCCCTGGTTGTAGGCGAGAATGGCCTGGCTCACTGCCGGCGTCGGGGTGTATTCGTCCCCGGCGGAGATCATCGTTTCCACCCCATTGGCGGCCAACACCTCGAGGGCCGTGGCCTGCGCCGGCTCAGACAGCGCGTGCGAGTCGATGCCCATAAAAACGGGGCCGCCGATGCCCTCCTTAGCTCGATACAGGCAGATGGCCTGGGCAATCGCCAGGATGTGCGGTTCGTTGAAGGAAAGCTTCAGCGACGAGCCCCGGTGGCCGGAGGTGCCGAAGGCGACGCGCTGTTCGGGTGCCGAAGGATCGGGCTGCCCGGTGAAGTAGGCGGTGACGAGGCGCGGAATGTTGGCCAACTGATCGGGGGAGGCGGTTTTGCCCGCCTGGGGGTGGAGTTTCATGGATTTTTCTTGTTTTTCCAGTAGATGGCAATAAATATATTGATAAAATATGGCTTCGTTGTAGTAGTAGGAGCTGATGGTTACGAATTTTCTTTCGTTTAAGATGTAAATCCCATCAAGGGATTGTTCAGGAAACTGTGCCGCCCAAGCCGCAAACCAATGATCTTCAGAGATGCTTCGAAGCTTGAACCCAGAACCCGCTTTCCAGCCAGGTAAACTTTGAACACTACCGGCGTAAGCCAGGTAAAATATTATCTGATATTTTTATAAATTTGACTCCCTCAGTCCACATAAAAATCCCAAATTCTGTTAACCAGGCTACCCAACACTCATGTTTGAACAGATTCAATTCCGGCACTGCTTTCGCCTCCTCTTCCTATTCGCTTTTCCGCTGACGGCCACTGCCGGCAGTGCCATCGACACCGCCACCATCCACCAGTATTTCCGCAATGCAGAAAGCACCTCCAACCCCGACTCTACCGAGTACTGGTACCTGAAGGCCATGCGCCTGAGCGAGGAATCGGAATACTACGAATGCCTGTTCGACGGCGCCCGGTCGGTGAGTGGTTTTTACGTCGCCCAAAACCGCTTTCAGGATGCCGAGCAGTGGCTGAATAAAGGGTTGCAGTGGATGGAAGAGGGCGGCAGCAAAGCCCAGCTGGCTGCAATGTACAACGAACTCGGCATCCTGAAGTATTATCAGGGCGAAATCCCGGTTTCCATCGGCTACTTTCGGCAGGCCATTCCATTGTACGAGTCGGATGGCTCGGCGGAGCAGGTGGCCAACGCCTATTCCAACCTCGCCAACCTCCTGCAGATCACCGGCAACTGGGTGGCCAGCGTGGAAAATTACCTGAAGGCGCTCAAGCTCTTCGAAGAGATCGGCCTGCAAAATGGCGTCGGCACTACTTTGTACAACATCGGCGTCCTGTATTACGACAATGGGCGGGACTCCCTGGCGGTGGATTATTTCTTTCAGGCGGAGGACATTCTTCGACAGGGGAGCGACAGCCTTTACCTTGCCCAGGTATTGACTTCCATCGCCGACCACTACAGCCGCCAGGAAAAATGGCAGGACGGGGAACAGGCCCTGCTGGAAGCGCTTTCCATTTTCGAATCATTCCAGTTTCCGGTAGGCATAGCCACTGCCTGCAACAGGTTGGGAGGCATCTATTTGCACTACGGCCAGCTGGGCCAGGCAGAACAATACCTCGGCAGGGCCTACCAACTGGCCGAAACCATGAGCAGCGACCAGGAAACAGGATGGACCCTAATGAACAAAGCCCGCCTGGCCAAAGAGCGGGGCCAGTACCAAACTGCGCTGGAGCACGCCCGGCGCAGCCTCGGCATCTTTGAGGAACTGGGCATGAAAGACAACATTTACCAGGCCCACGAATTGCTGTCTGATATCCATGCCGCCTTTGGCTATTACGAACTCGCCCTCGAAGCACACCGCACCTACAACATCCTCAAGGACAGTTTTATCACCAACCAGGTAAACCGGCAAATCTCGGAACTGCAGGTGGCCTACGACACCGAGAAAAAAGATAAAGAGATCGTTACCCTGCAGCAGGAAGCTCAACTTTTACAACTGCGTTATACCTTGCTGGCCGGCACCCTGCTGGCCGCCCTGCTCATCGGCGGGCTGTTCTACAACCGGCAGCGCCTTAAGCACCGCAAAGACCGGCAACTGCGCGAGCAGGAACAACGCCTGGAAGCCGAGCGCCTGCGCACCGCCAAACTTGAAAAAGAACAGCTCCAAAGCGAGCTCAACCATAAAAAACAGGAACTGGCTGCCCAGGTGCTGCACCTTTGCCGAAAAAACGAAATGCTGCTGAGCATCCGGGAACAGCTGGACAACCTGGAAGGC
Coding sequences:
- a CDS encoding M28 family peptidase, whose translation is MRHFCSLFFFLVGLLSLSAQNQLPTVTIQDISLDETAQSLLLTFDVEDAESDEVELFFLASDDSGQTFRLNTESASGDIGYPIAPGAGKQISWNYAGSIPQAGEYVLKVVADDRFPLDVQEMADQVDSNLLRERLSHIVGRRHYTVAPEKLDETRDTIEQAFLQYGLQTYRQNFPYIVYTGQNIIGTLPGATEDEAVIIVDGHYDTVAGSPGADDNGTAVVGVLEAARILSRYRFAKTLRFIGFDLEEVGLRGSRYYVENRNLEEDIQGVLNMEMIGYYTEAPNSQTLPPGFNLLFPDAYQAISGNEFRGDFLTNITVQSFAPLSNRFLAAAAQYVPELRIVSATAPDNLVPDDFTRSDHAYFWQDSIAALFLTDGAEFRNPNYHRSSDTLETINFTFMSRVVKAVIATAAELAGPQHSGEATATVQVAVGAEHLHQLDCFYTVSPNPAREELRLRFGQCREGWLAAELINLQGQRVLSRQVNPQEGNLVIATDRLPSGVYWLRLSNGEFFSGQKVVVE
- a CDS encoding RNA polymerase sigma factor, which produces MTDLELLKKIKEDPAAFSGIFKLYYKPIFGYVLRRTGDFDDTADVAASTFLKAFIHIKNFSYRGISIKVWLYRIATNEVNQFFRYKKKHEALFERMAPEDHEQFRNFLDQDKEELEMELQKNQQFLSILDALKTLPAKYQEVIALRYFEGKDNKEIADRRANLFFLTLFSCDSSLVYRHKFPEHQKDLFPVWPPPGCAFSGNGVV
- a CDS encoding alpha-D-glucose phosphate-specific phosphoglucomutase, which encodes MKLHPQAGKTASPDQLANIPRLVTAYFTGQPDPSAPEQRVAFGTSGHRGSSLKLSFNEPHILAIAQAICLYRAKEGIGGPVFMGIDSHALSEPAQATALEVLAANGVETMISAGDEYTPTPAVSQAILAYNQGRSSGLADGIVITPSHNPPEDGGFKYNMINGGPAESEVTAWIEAKANELLENGLRDVKRIPLQRALQAPTTHRYDYLDAYVNRLGRVIDMEAIRSSGLEMGVDPLGGAGVHYWGRIAGHYRLNLTVVDTQVDPTFRFMSLDWDGKIRMDPSSPYATQRLIRMKDDYPVAFACDTDHDRHGIVTRSAGLMQPNHYLAVAIDYLFRHRPQWKPDTGIGKTLVSSQMIDRVAARLGRKLVEVPVGFKWFVDGLFDGSLGFGGEESAGASFLDREGGAWSTDKDGIIAALLAGEITARSGKDPGELYRGLAREFGEPAYGRIDAPATPAQKEKLKKLSPEQVSSSQLAGEKIEAILTRAPGNGAPIGGLKAVTASGWFAARPSGTEDIYKIYAESFKGEEHLRQLQEEAQALVDRVIE
- a CDS encoding tetratricopeptide repeat protein, translating into MFEQIQFRHCFRLLFLFAFPLTATAGSAIDTATIHQYFRNAESTSNPDSTEYWYLKAMRLSEESEYYECLFDGARSVSGFYVAQNRFQDAEQWLNKGLQWMEEGGSKAQLAAMYNELGILKYYQGEIPVSIGYFRQAIPLYESDGSAEQVANAYSNLANLLQITGNWVASVENYLKALKLFEEIGLQNGVGTTLYNIGVLYYDNGRDSLAVDYFFQAEDILRQGSDSLYLAQVLTSIADHYSRQEKWQDGEQALLEALSIFESFQFPVGIATACNRLGGIYLHYGQLGQAEQYLGRAYQLAETMSSDQETGWTLMNKARLAKERGQYQTALEHARRSLGIFEELGMKDNIYQAHELLSDIHAAFGYYELALEAHRTYNILKDSFITNQVNRQISELQVAYDTEKKDKEIVTLQQEAQLLQLRYTLLAGTLLAALLIGGLFYNRQRLKHRKDRQLREQEQRLEAERLRTAKLEKEQLQSELNHKKQELAAQVLHLCRKNEMLLSIREQLDNLEGSATTAQKAQSLSRQISRDLSSDEDWEAFLESFRSVHRDFFGHLAREYPSLTTNEIRLASLMKLNLSTKEIATLLNITPDGVKKARYRLRKKMALDSEVNIQDFILRYPAVEVRVV